A window of the Zeugodacus cucurbitae isolate PBARC_wt_2022May chromosome 4, idZeuCucr1.2, whole genome shotgun sequence genome harbors these coding sequences:
- the LOC105221177 gene encoding calcium-binding mitochondrial carrier protein SCaMC-2-A-like: MADNLQEPEQFTEGPMKSESVWWRHSISGGLAGVISRTSTAPIDRLKLYMQVQTRKTSILDSANYMIKTGGIRSMWRGNGVNVLKIGSDSAIKFTVYEKVKHFIKIERNSSQDQMTIGERFIAGAIAGSISQTVVYPFDVLKTRLALRTTVERLGLINLVQSIYKTEGLRTFYNGYTINLMGVIPYAGIDLALYETLKKYLSGETTNTPPNSLILLACGAVSSAVGQIITYPCSLIRTRIQAQVVRRDERRTGITQRPVSRDTTIGIIRNIIINEGLSGLYRGLIINLVKVIPAVCISYIVYEYSIRTLGVSMS; this comes from the exons ATGGCTGATAATTTACAAGAACCTGAGCAGTTTACAGAGGGCCCAATGAAATCGGAAAGCGTTTGGTGGCGCCACTCAATTTCTGGTGGTTTAGCCGGTGTGATTTCGCGTACAAGCACGGCACCAATTGACAGATTAAAGCTATATATGCAG GTTCAAACCCGGAAAACTTCCATACTCGATAGTGCGAATTATATGATTAAAACCGGAGGCATACGCAGTATGTGGCGAGGAAATGGTGTGAATGTCTTAAAAATCGGTTCTGATTCAGCGATCAAGTTCACAGTATACGAGAAAGTGAAGCATTTCATCAAAATAGAACGAAATTCATCGCAGGATCAAATGACGATTGGGGAAAGATTTATTGCCGGTGCCATAGCAGGGAGCATCTCACAAACAGTCGTGTATCCATTTGATGTTTTGAAGACCCGTCTAGCATTGCGCACAACGGTTGAACGTCTTGGCTTGATAAATTTAGTTCAAAGTATTTATAAGACCGAAGGTCTTCGAACTTTCTACAATGGttatacaattaatttaatggGTGTGATACCTTATGCTGGCATCGATCTGGCCCTTTATGAAACATTGAAGAAGTATTTAAGCGgtgaaacaacaaacacacctcCTAATTCATTGATTTTATTAGCCTGTGGTGCTGTTTCCAGTGCAGTTGGTCAGATAATTACATACCCGTGTTCACTGATACGCACGAGGATCCAAGCTCAAG TTGTTCGAAGAGATGAACGCCGCACCGGAATCACTCAGCGGCCTGTGAGTAGAGATACAACGATTGgaataattagaaatattatCATCAATGAAGGCTTATCCGGATTATATCGtggattaattattaatttagtcAAAGTAATTCCTGCTGTTTGTATTagttatattgtatatgagtatTCGATTCGAACGTTGGGTGTTTCAATGAGTTAA
- the LOC105221127 gene encoding uncharacterized protein LOC105221127: MPKLKCTSANVQGSDEPVVKIPRRQLKCRHREENENPPLNLCDLPIELLEKIIGYINIWHHNRIRGTSKRMRDVNDAFVMHEFKKALHKSMLTNPNSYECAALQTIDQATEVYVKSGYASTFCGCILPMLRSSYKDPFCPQVLQINTFLLHFYDMVDELIGDRRSQHARLLYNLTLMRFFKKFGKSSIISSTAMPLHCRIVVELKGPWLGMLWTSKSRSRDQQEKRCNLLIILSEMLMANITGKAFKRVWECLSEVYVFGNDTSNCKRVPKTLFTFTVHGSKKICSLFRSCLGEPNDFLWPTKWPRDQFTVNLDITCKEAMKWGCSKSQHMEFGPFAETLFSEEEEYMDDCSSGKTLLDVE; encoded by the exons ATGCCAAAATTAAAGTGCACATCCGCCAATGTTCAGGGCAGCGATGAACCAGTCGTTAAGATACCGCGTCGGCAGCTGAAATGTCGCCATCgcgaagaaaatgaaaatccaCCACTTAATCTGTGCGACCTGCCAATCGAGCTGCTGGAGAAGATCATtggctacataaatatttggcaTCACAATCGCATACGCGGCACCTCGAAGCGCATGCGTGATGTGAACGATGCCTTCGTAATGCACGAGTTTAAAAAAGCTTTACATAAATCTATGCTCACAAATCCGAATAGTTACGAATGTGCGGCGTTGCAAACCATCGATCAGGCAACGGAGGTGTATGTGAAGTCGGGATATGCTTCAACTTTCTGTGGTTGTATACTGCCAATGCTGCGCAGCTCTTACAAAGATCCCTTCTGTCCCCaagtattacaaattaatacGTTCCTGTTGCATTTCTACGATATGGTCGATGAACTGATCGGCGATCGACGATCGCAACACGCAAGGCTGCTATATAATCTGACGTTAATGCGATTTTTTAAG AAATTCGGAAAGTCATCGATTATCTCGTCAACCGCAATGCCATTACATTGTCGCATAGTGGTGGAGCTTAAAGGTCCCTGGCTGGGTATGCTCTGGACGTCGAAATCACGTTCGCGCGATCAACAAGAAAAGCGTTGCAACCTGCTTATAATACTGTCCGAAATGCTAATGGCCAATATAACGGGCAAGGCTTTCAA ACGCGTTTGGGAGTGTCTCAGTGAGGTCTACGTATTCGGCAACGATACGAGCAATTGCAAACGGGTGCCGAAAACACTCTTCACCTTCACCGTGCATGGCTCGAAGAAGATTTGCTCACTTTTTCGTTCTTGCCTCGGTGAGCCAAACGACTTTCTGTGGCCAACAAAATGGCCACGTGATCAGTTCACGGTCAATTTGGACATCACATGTAAAGAAGCAATGAAATGGGGCTGCTCCAAATCGCAGCATATGGAATTCGGACCCTTCGCTGAGACGCTGTTCAGTGAAGAAGAAGAGTACATGGACGATTGCAGTTCGGGCAAAACACTGCTGGATGTGGAGTAA